The Deefgea tanakiae DNA segment TGGGTATTGCCATCTAGGCATTAATAAAAAATGGCTGGGTGGTTATACCCTTAGGGGTTGAAGATGGATGAAGTAGAACTAAAGCGGATTATTTGGCGCTCACGTCGTGGATTATTAGAGTTGGATTTGCAACTAGAGCGTTTTGTTTCGGATGTTCTACCCACTTTATCTGAGTCTGAATTGGCCGTGTATGAGCAAGTTTTAATGCTGCCAGACTGGGACTTTTTAGAGTATGTCAACGGTAAGTCGGTGTGTCCTGATGCACAGCTTGCCGTGATGATTGAGCGCATCAGCGCCGCAAACAGTAAATAATGGCTTACGCCGAATTGTTTAACAGGAGTCTTATAGATGGATAAGAAAGTCACGCTGACGTACAACGACGGACAAAATACGCTCGATTTCCCAATTTTAGAGAGCACATTAGGTCCTGATGTTGTAGATATCCGTAAGTTTTCACAAACGGGGATGTTTACTTTTGACCCAGGCTTTTTGGCAACATCAAGCTGCGAATCAAAAATCACTTTTATTGATGGTGACTTGGGCCAGTTGTACTACCGTGGCTATCCTATCGAGCAATTGGCAGAAGAAGCTGATTACCTCGAAGTATGCTACCTGTTGATCAATGGCGAATTGCCAAACGCAGCACAAAAAGCTGAGTTTGAAAAAACCGTCATGAGCCACACGATGATTCACGAGCAATTGACAGCTTTCTTCAAGGGCTTCCGTCGTGACTCACATCCAATGGCGATGATGGTGGGTGTTGTTGGCGCTCTGTCTGCGTTCTATCAAGACAGTTTGGATATCACCAACGAAGAGCATCGCAAAGTAGCGATTTTCCGCTTAATCTCGAAAATCCCAACTATTGCCGCAATGTGCTACCGCTACAACCAAGGCCTGCCATTCGTTTACCCTCGTAACGATTTGAGCTACACCGCGAACTTCATGCACATGATGTTCTCTACGCCTTGCGAAGAATACAAACCAAATCCAGTACTAGTTCGCGCACTCGATGTGATCTTCACATTGCATGCTGACCACGAACAAAACGCTTCAACTTCAACGGTTCGTTTGGCAGGCTCATCAGGTGCAAATCCATTTGCATGTATCGCTGCTGGTATCGCTTGCCTATGGGGCCCATCACACGGTGGTGCTAATGAGGCCGTATTGGTGATGCTGGATGAAATCGGTTCAGTTGAAAACGTACCTGCATTTATGGAAGGCGTGAAGGCGAAAACGCATAAATTGATGGGCTTTGGTCACCGTGTTTATAAAAACACCGACCCACGCGCCAATGTAATGCGCCGCATTTGTCACGAAGTCTTGAATGAAATGGGCCTACAAAACGATCCGAAATTCAAATTGGCAATGGAATTGGAAAAAATCGCTTTGGAAGATCCGTACTTCATCGAGCGTAAATTGTATCCAAACGTGGACTTCTACTCAGGTATCGTTCAATCGGCCTTGGGTATCCCAGTGCCGATGTTTACAGTGATCTTTGCTTTGGCCCGTACGGTAGGTTGGATTAGCCACTGGAATGAAATGATTTCGGATCCAGGCATGAAAATCGGTCGTCCTCGCCAGCAATATACCGGCGCTGAAAAACGCGACTATGTACCTATGGATAAACGCGGCTAAGACCTCGTTCCTGCGCCCTGATGATGTTGTCGGGGCGTAGCTGCATTGACCGGCCTTACTGCTATTTGCAAAGTATTTGCATCAGCTTGCAAGTAGGGCGGATAAAAACTGGAATACACGGCAATGATGAAAGAACTCGAAACAAATTCTCAGCTTTTTGGCGGGAACGCTCCGTTCGTAGAAGACCTCTACGAACAATATTTGTTTGATCCAACTTCAGTGGATGCTGAATGGCGCGCTTATTTTGATAAGTTGCAAATGACACCAGGTTCGGCTGCGCGTGATATCGCACGTGCGCCAATCGAAGAGTCATTCCGTCAGTTGGCCAAGCAACCGATCCGCGCTGCGGGCGTGGTAGATGAAGTTGCAATTGAACGTCAAGTTAATTTACTTCGTTTGATTTCGGCCTACCGGATTATGGGTAGTCGTGGTGCGCAATTGGATCCATTGGAAAGAATGGATAAAGTGCCAATGCCACAATTGGATCCTAAAACGCACAACTTGTCTGATAGTGACATGGCTGTGAAGTTGGGTACCAATATTGTCGGTCTTGAGCGCGCAACACCTGCTGAAGTATTGAGCTTCTTAAAGCAAACCTATTGCGGCAACATCGGTTTGGAATACATGCACGTTACTAACGCAGAAGAGCGCGCATGGGTGCAAGAATTCTTTGAATCGCGTCGTTCGCAACCGAGCTTTAATGTTGAGCAGAAAAAACGCATTTTGAAGCAAGTAACTGCCGCCGAAACGCTAGAACAGTATTTGCATAAAAAATATGTCGGTCAAAAACGCTTCTCGCTCGAGGGCGGCGATTCAATGATCCCTGCGGTGGATTATTTGGCGCAAGCTGCGGGTGCGTCTGGCGTGCAAGAAATCGTCATCGGCATGGCCCATCGTGGTCGTTTGAATATGCTGGTGAACATCCTTGGTAAACAACCACGTGATTTGTTTGGCGAGTTTGAAGGTCGTTACGATACTTCGCTTGCATCGGGTGACGTTAAATACCATATGGGTTTTAGCTCGGACATCCCAACTGCGGGTGGACCATTGCATTTGACCTTGGCATTTAATCCATCGCATTTGGAAATCGTTAACCCAGTGGTTGAAGGTTCTGTACGTGCACGCCAACATCGCCGTAAAGACTTAACGGGCGATCAAGTGTTGCCATTGTTAATTCATGGTGATTCTGCGTTTATTGGCTTGGGTACCAATCAAGGTACTTTCAATATGTCGCAAACGCGTGGTTACGGTACGGGTGGTACGGTACATTTGGTGATCAATAACCAAGTGGGCTTTACGACTTCTGATATTCGCGACAATCGTTCGACGATCTACAGTACTGACATCGCTAAAATGGTTGAGGCGCCAATTTTCCACGTGAATGGCGATGATCCAGAAGCTGTATGTTTGGTGACAGATGCTGCGCTGAAATACCGTCAGAAATTCCACAAAGACGTTGTTATTGACCTCGTTTGCTATCGTAAACACGGCCACAATGAGGCGGATGATCCATTTGTAACTCAGCCAATGATGTATCGCCAAGTATCGAAGCATCCTGGTGCACGTCGTAAATACGCCGATCGTTTGATTGCAGAAGGCGTAGTTTCTGCGGCAGAAGCGGATGGCATGATTCAAGCCTATCGTGATGCATTGGATCGCGGTGAACACGTTGAAAAAACAACGCTGACTGATTACAAACGTTCACACGCAATTGACTGGTCAAAATACTTGGGTACGCACTGGCGTCAGCCTGTGGTGACTGCAGTACCGAAAGCTGACTTGGTACGCTTGACGGAAAAATTCACCACAATTCCTGAAGGCTTCAAATTACGTCCTAACGTTGAGAAAATCATCAACGAACGTAAAGCCATGGTTGCTGGTGATGTTCCGGTTGATTTTGGCATGGCTGAGCATCTTGCTTACGCTACATTGTTGACCGAAGGTCATGGTGTGCGCTTGTCGGGTGAAGACTCAGGTCGTGGCACGTTTAATCACCGTCATGCCGTTTTACACGATCAAAATCGTGAAAAATGGGATCACGGCGTACATACACCGCTGCAAAACTTGTCTGAAAACCAAGCTCCGTTCCGCGTGATTGATTCAAT contains these protein-coding regions:
- a CDS encoding FAD assembly factor SdhE, giving the protein MDEVELKRIIWRSRRGLLELDLQLERFVSDVLPTLSESELAVYEQVLMLPDWDFLEYVNGKSVCPDAQLAVMIERISAANSK
- the gltA gene encoding citrate synthase gives rise to the protein MDKKVTLTYNDGQNTLDFPILESTLGPDVVDIRKFSQTGMFTFDPGFLATSSCESKITFIDGDLGQLYYRGYPIEQLAEEADYLEVCYLLINGELPNAAQKAEFEKTVMSHTMIHEQLTAFFKGFRRDSHPMAMMVGVVGALSAFYQDSLDITNEEHRKVAIFRLISKIPTIAAMCYRYNQGLPFVYPRNDLSYTANFMHMMFSTPCEEYKPNPVLVRALDVIFTLHADHEQNASTSTVRLAGSSGANPFACIAAGIACLWGPSHGGANEAVLVMLDEIGSVENVPAFMEGVKAKTHKLMGFGHRVYKNTDPRANVMRRICHEVLNEMGLQNDPKFKLAMELEKIALEDPYFIERKLYPNVDFYSGIVQSALGIPVPMFTVIFALARTVGWISHWNEMISDPGMKIGRPRQQYTGAEKRDYVPMDKRG
- a CDS encoding 2-oxoglutarate dehydrogenase E1 component, whose product is MMKELETNSQLFGGNAPFVEDLYEQYLFDPTSVDAEWRAYFDKLQMTPGSAARDIARAPIEESFRQLAKQPIRAAGVVDEVAIERQVNLLRLISAYRIMGSRGAQLDPLERMDKVPMPQLDPKTHNLSDSDMAVKLGTNIVGLERATPAEVLSFLKQTYCGNIGLEYMHVTNAEERAWVQEFFESRRSQPSFNVEQKKRILKQVTAAETLEQYLHKKYVGQKRFSLEGGDSMIPAVDYLAQAAGASGVQEIVIGMAHRGRLNMLVNILGKQPRDLFGEFEGRYDTSLASGDVKYHMGFSSDIPTAGGPLHLTLAFNPSHLEIVNPVVEGSVRARQHRRKDLTGDQVLPLLIHGDSAFIGLGTNQGTFNMSQTRGYGTGGTVHLVINNQVGFTTSDIRDNRSTIYSTDIAKMVEAPIFHVNGDDPEAVCLVTDAALKYRQKFHKDVVIDLVCYRKHGHNEADDPFVTQPMMYRQVSKHPGARRKYADRLIAEGVVSAAEADGMIQAYRDALDRGEHVEKTTLTDYKRSHAIDWSKYLGTHWRQPVVTAVPKADLVRLTEKFTTIPEGFKLRPNVEKIINERKAMVAGDVPVDFGMAEHLAYATLLTEGHGVRLSGEDSGRGTFNHRHAVLHDQNREKWDHGVHTPLQNLSENQAPFRVIDSILNEEAVLAFEYGYACSEPSELVIWEAQFGDFANGAQVVIDQFITSGETKWGRLCGLTMVLPHGYDGQGPEHSSARVERYLQLCAEHNIQVLMLSEAAQMYHALRRQVLRPYRKPLIVIMSKKLLKAKNAASPIEHFTSGEFRSVIGEAQELDAKKVKRVICCSGQVYYDLLAGREERDIKDIAIVRVEQLYPFPADELKAELSKFPNAKEIMWAQEEPRNQGAWHQLRHRLEDVLESKQILQYAGRPSSASPAVGYMSKHNAQLKALVEEAMKL